The following proteins are encoded in a genomic region of Hydra vulgaris chromosome 05, alternate assembly HydraT2T_AEP:
- the LOC136079943 gene encoding uncharacterized protein LOC136079943: MNHWVGLIFHKVMEYIDQQNPYINGVQLNELVMVVQEKYPEFRAIQYSKCFHERIINRFKNYRRKMNCASVIENRKKYAKAAMTKAIKRAVSDSDISQPLRLKSNTNEVLEVANEAYLVTVSNNVQTSLEAEVLMETTFMQRNNARETVGFSTELELFKSYFLSAENVYNESKRMLQVYELNKNSPYKDNGLGFEGVQVLLKDSLRNICLKWGPFLKRYLSLLNLVKMVNPTMASSESNLIGFQFIVARCRQKMGRIY; the protein is encoded by the exons ATGAACCACTGGGTTGGGCTCATTTTTCATAAAGTAATGGAATACATTGATCAACAAAATCC atatataaatggAGTTCAATTAAATGAGCTGGTGATGGTTGTGCAAGAGAAGTACCCAGAGTTTAGAGCTATTCAATATTCA AAATGCTTCCACGAGAGAATTATTAAcaggtttaaaaattatagaagaAAAATGAATTGTGCTTCTGTCATTGAAAATCGAAAGAAATATGCAAAAGCTGCTATGACAAAGGCaataaaaag AGCAGTAAGTGACAGCGATATCAGTCAACCTTTAAGACTTAAAAGCAATACAAATGAAGTATTAGAAGTTGCAAATGAGGCATAT cttGTCACAGTTTCAAACAATGTTCAAACCTCACTTGAAGCAGAAGTTTTAATGGAAACAACTTTCATGCAACGGAATAATGCAAGAGAAACTGTTGGCTTTTCGACAGAGTTAGAGTTATTCAAGTCCTATTTTTTGTCAGCTGAAAAT GTATATAATGAAAGCAAGAGAATGCTACAAGTTTATGAATTGAATAAGAACTCGCCGTACAAGGATAATGGATTAGGCTTTGAAGGGGTTCAGGTTTTACTAAAAGATTCTCttagaaatatttgtttgaaatggGGCCCTTTTTTAAAGAGATATTTATCTCTTCTTAATCTAGTAAAGATGGTAAACCCTACCATGGCTTCTTCTGAATCAAATTTAATTGGATTTCAATTTATTGTGGCTAGATGTCGTCAAAAAATGGGCAGAATTTACTGA